Proteins encoded together in one Impatiens glandulifera chromosome 1, dImpGla2.1, whole genome shotgun sequence window:
- the LOC124945151 gene encoding chaperone protein DnaK-like, which translates to MAGKGKWKGPAIGIDLGTTYSCVGVWKQGRVEIIVNDQGNRTTPSYVAFTKTGRLIGDGAKNQVAVNSINTVFDAKRLIGRRFSDACVQSDTKCWPFKVVSGLEDKPIIIVSYKGEEKQFFPEEISSMVLIKMKEVAEAFLGSPVKNAVITVPSYFNDSQRQATKDAGVISGLNVMRIIIEPTAAAIAYGLDKNRARSVGKKKVLIFDLGGGTFDVSLLTIDDSLFQVMATAGDTHLGGEDFDNRMVNHFVQEFKRKNNKDISGNPRALGRLRMACERTRRALSYTAQTTIDIDSLFEGVDFNFKITQSMFEKMNMDLFNKCMESVKKCLNDAEMEESSVDDVVLVGGSTRIPKVQQLLKEFFNDKELCQNLNPDEAVAYGAAVQAAMLVGEGNQQVQDLVLLDVTPLSLGIETHGGIMSVLIPRNTTIPKEMKKSYTTGFDNQLSVQIQVYEGERLMTKDNNFLGEFRLSGISPALSGVPKISVCFEIDANGILNVSAEEKKSGEKNKMLIRNDKGRLTTEEIKKLVQDAVKYRLEDEEQKKAAEARNEAEKYAYNIAKARGADSGNTAVIGTSSLLVPVFSDGKLVVISHCKMMSGDPTFLFMWDFVTRGGGKIMAEKGKGPAIGIDLGTTYSCVGVWQHDRVEIIVNDQGNRTTPSYVAFTKTERLVGDGAKNQVAVNSINTVFDAKRLIGRRFSDASVQSDTKCWPFKVVSGLEDKPMIIINYKGEEKHFFAEEISSMVLIKMKEIAEAFLGSPVKNAVITVPAYFNDSQRQATKDAGVISGLNVMRIIIEPTAAAIAYGLDKIESSVGEKNILIFDLGGGTFDVSVLTIKDAVFEVKATAGDTHLGGEDFDNRMVSHFVQEFKRKNKKDISGNPRALSRLRMACERTKRILSFTAETIIDIDSLFEEEDFSSKITQARFEEMNIDLLSKCMETVEKCLNDAKMDKSSVDDVVLVGGSTRIPRVQQLLQEFFNGKELCKSVNPDEAVAFGAAVQAAILSGEGNQKVENVVLFDVTPLSLGIDTFEGIMSVLIPRNTTIPTRVEEVFTTNFDNQSSVLIPVYEGERWMTEDNNFLGEFMLNGIPPDLEGVPDITVCFDIDANGILNVSAEINTNTTGVKSELIIRNDKGRLTKEEIEKMIREAEKYKTEDEERKKNAEARNEEEKYAHIIAKAGGAGFRVS; encoded by the exons atGGCAGGGAAAGGGAAATGGAAAGGACCGGCAATCGGAATTGATCTGGGTACGACATATTCATGTGTTGGAGTATGGAAGCAGGGCCGTGTTGAAATCATTGTTAACGATCAGGGCAACAGAACTACTCCATCATATGTTGCATTCACAAAGACAGGGAGATTGATAGGGGATGGAGCTAAAAATCAGGTAGCTGTCAACTCCATCAATACTGTTTTTG ATGCTAAGAGATTGATCGGTAGGAGGTTTAGTGATGCATGCGTACAAAGTGACACAAAGTGTTGGCCATTCAAGGTGGTTTCTGGGTTAGAAGACAAACCAATTATTATTGTCAGCTACAAAGGCGAGGAGAAACAGTTCTTTCCGGAGGAAATCTCTTCCATGGTTTTAATCAAGATGAAGGAGGTTGCTGAGGCCTTTTTGGGATCACCTGTGAAAAACGCTGTCATTACAGTCCCGTCCTACTTCAACGATTCCCAAAGGCAAGCTACAAAAGATGCTGGTGTAATTTCTGGTCTGAACGTGATGCGTATCATCATTGAGCCAACCGCGGCTGCGATTGCCTATGGTCTAGACAAGAATAGAGCAAGAAGCGTTGGAAAAAAGAAAGTCCTTATTTTTGACCTTGGAGGGGGGACATTCGATGTCTCTCTCTTGACCATTGATGATTCCTTATTTCAAGTAATGGCCACGGCTGGTGATACACATTTGGGAGGGGAAGACTTTGATAATAGAATGGTGAATCATTTTGTGCAAGAATTCAAACGCAAAAACAACAAGGATATAAGTGGAAACCCTCGTGCCTTAGGTAGATTGAGAATGGCTTGTGAGAGGACAAGAAGGGCACTTTCATATACTGCTCAGACAACTATAGATATTGATTCTCTCTTTGAAGGCgttgactttaattttaaaataacccaaTCCATGTTCGAGAAGATGAACATGGATCTATTCAATAAGTGTATGGAGAGTGTTAAGAAATGTTTGAATGATGCAGAGATGGAGGAGAGCAGCGTGGATGATGTTGTTTTGGTTGGGGGGTCTACTAGAATTCCTAAAGTGCAGCAGCTTCTTAAGGAGTTCTTCAATGATAAGGAACTCTGCCAGAACCTTAATCCTGATGAGGCTGTTGCCTATGGTGCTGCAGTTCAAGCTGCCATGTTGGTTGGTGAGGGAAATCAGCAAGTTCAAGATCTTGTACTTCTGGATGTCACTCCTCTTTCTCTTGGAATTGAGACACATGGAGGCATCATGTCAGTCTTGATTCCTAGGAACACTACAATTCCCAAAGAGATGAAGAAATCCTACACTACAGGCTTTGACAACCAGTTGAGTGTTCAGATTCAAGTGTACGAGGGTGAGAGATTGATGACGAAAGACAATAACTTTCTTGGAGAATTTAGGTTGTCTGGAATTTCTCCGGCATTGAGCGGTGTTCCTAAAATCTCAGTATGTTTTGAAATCGATGCAAACGGGATATTAAATGTTTCCGCAGAGGAAAAGAAATCAGGTGAGAAGAATAAGATGTTAATAAGGAATGATAAAGGAAGGTTAACAACAGAAGAGATAAAGAAGTTGGTGCAAGATGCAGTGAAGTACAGGTTGGAGGATGAGGAGCAGAAGAAGGCAGCGGAGGCCAGGAATGAGGCGGAGAAGTATGCGTACAACATTGCCAAGGCTCGCGGTGCTG ACTCAGGAAACACAGCGGTTATAGGAACATCTAGTTTGCTTGTTCCAGTCTT CTCAGATGGAAAACTCGTCGTCATTAGCCATTGCAAGATGATGAGTGGTGACCCGACTTTCCTGTTCATGTGGGATTTTGTGACTAGAGGTGGTGGAAAG ATAATGGCAGAGAAAGGGAAAGGACCCGCCATCGGAATCGATCTGGGTACAACATATTCATGTGTTGGAGTATGGCAGCACGACCGTGTTGAAATCATTGTTAACGATCAGGGCAACAGAACAACTCCATCATATGTTGCGTTCACGAAGACAGAGAGATTGGTCGGGGATGGAGCTAAAAATCAGGTAGCTGTCAACTCCATCAATACTGTTTTTG ATGCTAAGAGATTGATTGGTAGGAGGTTTAGTGATGCATCCGTGCAAAGTGACACAAAGTGTTGGCCATTCAAGGTGGTTTCTGGGTTAGAAGACAAACCAATGATTATTATCAACTACAAAGGTGAAGAGAAGCATTTCTTTGCGGAGGAAATATCGTCCATGGTTTTAATCAAGATGAAGGAGATCGCCGAGGCATTTTTGGGATCACCTGTGAAAAATGCTGTGATTACAGTCCCAGCTTACTTCAATGACTCCCAAAGACAAGCCACTAAAGATGCAGGTGTAATTTCTGGTCTGAATGTGATGCGTATCATCATTGAGCCAACGGCTGCTGCAATTGCCTATGGTCTAGACAAGATAGAAAGCAGCGTGGGGGAGAAGAACATCCTTATTTTCGACCTTGGTGGGGGAACATTTGATGTCTCTGTCTTGACCATTAAAGATGCTGTCTTTGAAGTGAAGGCCACAGCCGGCGATACTCATTTGGGAGGAGAGGATTTCGATAACAGAATGGTGAGTCATTTTGTTCAGGAATTCAAACGAAAAAACAAAAAGGACATAAGTGGAAATCCTCGTGCCTTAAGCAGACTGAGGATGGCTTGTGAGAGGACAAAAAGGATACTTTCATTTACTGCAGAGACAATTATAGATATTGATTCTCTCTTCGAAGAAGAAGACTTTAGTTCTAAAATAACCCAAGCCAGATTTGAGGAGATGAACATAGATCTACTCAGTAAGTGTATGGAGACTGTCGAGAAATGTTTGAATGATGCAAAGATGGACAAGAGCAGTGTGGATGATGTTGTCCTGGTTGGAGGGTCTACTAGAATTCCGAGAGTGCAGCAGCTTCTTCAGGAGTTCTTCAATGGTAAAGAACTCTGCAAGAGCGTCAACCCTGATGAGGCTGTCGCCTTTGGTGCTGCAGTTCAAGCTGCCATTTTGAGTGGTGAGGGAAATCAGAAAGTTGAAAATGTTGTACTTTTTGACGTCACACCCCTTTCTCTTGGAATTGATACATTTGAAGGCATAATGTCAGTCTTGATTCCTAGAAACACTACAATCCCCACAAGAGTGGAGGAAGTCTTCACTACAAACTTTGATAATCAATCGAGTGTTTTGATTCCAGTGTACGAGGGTGAGAGATGGATGACAGAAGACAATAACTTTCTTGGAGAATTCATGCTGAACGGAATTCCCCCAGATCTGGAAGGTGTTCCTGATATCACTGTATGTTTCGATATCGATGCAAATGGGATATTAAACGTGTCAGCAGAGATAAATACAAATACAACGGGTGTGAAGAGTGAGTTGATAATAAGAAACGATAAAGGGAGGTTAACAAAGGAAGAGATAGAGAAGATGATTCGAGAGGCGGAGAAGTACAAAACAGAGGATGAGGAGCGCAAAAAAAATGCGGAGGCTAGGAATGAGGAGGAAAAGTATGCTCACATCATTGCCAAGGCTGGCGGTGCTGGTTTTCGTGTATCCTAA
- the LOC124919907 gene encoding heme-binding protein 2-like → MANDRFPWKTLTVLLNLLCFTVLCVALESPQYSVIHKESDFEIRRYRDLVWMSAPVKEVSFHKATRNGFHRLFQFIEGANLNFSRIPMTVPILTSIVPDAGPLHSWAYYVRLYLPAKFQENPPLPLPELNLQPTPWSSRSIAVRQFSGFADDDNIVKEADKLATSLSRSPWSNSTSSASGDAYSIAQYNSPFRFIGRVNEVWVEVNEPVVDHSIFSGGIAS, encoded by the exons ATGGCAAACGATCGGTTCCCTTGGAAGACTCTCACAGTATTGCTTAATCTCCTTTGCTTCACCGTTCTATGCGTAGCTCTCGAATCACCACAGTACTCGGTTATTCACAAGGAATCAGATTTCGAAATCCGACGATACAGAGACCTGGTATGGATGTCTGCCCCAGTCAAAGAGGTCTCCTTCCATAAAGCCACTAGAAACGGATTCCACAG GTTATTTCAATTTATAGAAGGTGCAAATCTAAACTTCTCCCGAATTCCAATGACGGTTCCTATCTTAACAAGCATTGTTCCTGATGCTGGACCCCTCCACTCATGGGCATACTATGTTAGACTCTACTTACCTGCTAAGTTCCAAGAGAATCCGCCTCTTCCTCTTCCAGAACTGAACCTTCAGCCTACCCCATGGTCGAGCCGATCCATTGCAGTCAGACAGTTCTCAGGATTTGCGGATGATGATAACATTGTTAAAGAGGCGGATAAACTTGCTACCAGCCTGAGCAGGTCTCCATGGTCAAACTCTACTTCTTCTGCAAGTGGAGACGCCTATTCTATTGCTCAGTACAACTCCCCCTTCAGGTTTATTGGGAGAGTGAATGAAGTGTGGGTTGAAGTAAATGAACCTGTTGTTGATCATTCCATATTCAGTGGAGGAATAGCTAGCTGA